From one Paramormyrops kingsleyae isolate MSU_618 chromosome 1, PKINGS_0.4, whole genome shotgun sequence genomic stretch:
- the ttc39c gene encoding tetratricopeptide repeat protein 39C, which translates to MAGPEQQVDGKAEQIDDAELALQGINMLLNNGFKESDELFKKYRTYSPLMSFGASFVSFLNAMMTFEDEKMQMACEDLKATEKLCESDGSGVIETIKNRIRKSMDFQRSGAVVVDRLQRQIIVADCQVYLAVLSFVKQELSAYIKGGWILRKAWKMYNKCYSDIGLLQDAHQRRASSSSSSLPSVAQPADRANDNAVAQPGREVVTAETLGRLKGSVSFGYGLFHLCISMVPPHLLKIVNLLGFPGDRAQGLASLTFASESKDMKAPLATLSLLWYHTVVQPFFAPDGTDTQVGLVEAQAILQRKAAIYPNSSLFTFFRGRVQRLECQINSALTSFHDALELATDQREIQHVCLYEIGWCSMIEMNYFDAFKSFERLKNESRWSQCYYAYLTGVCQGAAGDVEGAVNVCNDVQKLFKRKNNQIEQFSVKRAERLKKSSPTKELCIMGVIEVLYLWKALPNCCSSKLQLMSQVLQEVDDASHASLKHLLLGAIHKCLGNTKDAIQSFQLSANDDLGQQSISYMQPYSCYELGCILLENPESMGRGRSLLLQAKECYAGYDFESRLHVRIHSALASMKEVEPQ; encoded by the exons ATGGCCGGTCCCGAGCAGCAGGTCGATGGGAAAGCGGAGCAAATAGATGATGCCGAACTGGCTCTTCAGGGCATAAACATGCTTCTGAACAACGGCTTCAAGGAGAGCGACGAGCTCTTCAAGAAATACAG GACCTACAGCCCCCTGATGAGCTTCGGGGCCAGCTTCGTCAGCTTCCTG AACGCCATGATGACCTTTGAGGACGAGAAGATGCAGATGGCCTGCGAGGACCTCAAGGCCACGGAGAAACTGTGTGAGAGCGACGGTTCTGGAGTCATCGAGACCATCAAGAACCGGATCAGAAAGAGC ATGGACTTCCAGAGGTCAGGGGCTGTGGTGGTGGACCGGCTGCAGCGGCAGATCATCGTGGCGGACTGCCAGGTGTATCTGGCTGTGCTCTCCTTCGTTAAGCAGGAGCTGTCAG CGTACATTAAGGGGGGCTGGATCCTCCGCAAGGCCTGGAAGATGTACAACAAGTGCTACAGTGACATCGGCCTGCTGCAGGACGCCCACCAGCGGCGAgcttcttcctcctcttcctccttgcCGTCGGTGGCGCAGCCTGCAGATCGGGCGAACGACAACGCAGTGGCGCAGCCTGGGAGGGAGGTGGTGACGGCCGAGACCCTGGGCCGCCTCAAGGGCTCCGTCAGCTTTGGCTATGGCCTCTTCCACCTCTGCATCTCCATGGTGCCACCGCACCTCCTGAAAATCGTCAACCTGCTGGGGTTTCCCGGCGACCGGGCGCAGGGGCTCGCCTCGCTCACATTTGCCAGTGAGAGTAAGGACATGAAGGCGCCGCTCGCTAC CTTGTCTCTGCTCTGGTACCACACGGTGGTGCAGCCGTTCTTCGCCCCCGATGGCACGGACACACAGGTGGGCCTGGTGGAAGCCCAGGCCATCCTACAGAGGAAGGCGGCCATTTACCCCAACTCCTCGCTTTTCACGTTCTTCAGGGGCCGCGTGCAGCGGCTGGAG TGCCAAATTAATAGTGCCTTGACGTCTTTCCATGATGCGTTGGAACTTGCGACGGATCAAAGGGAAATTCAGCACGTGTGTCTCTACGAAATCG GCTGGTGCAGTATGATCGAGATGAACTACTTTGACGCCTTCAAGTCCTTCGAGCGGCTGAAGAATGAGTCAAGGTGGTCCCAGTGTTACTATGCCTACTTGACCGGAG TTTGTCAGGGTGCTGCTGGTGACGTGGAGGGGGCTGTGAATGTCTGTAACGACGTCCAGAAGCTTTTTAAAAGGAAGAATAATCAAATCGAGCAGTTCTCTGTTAAGAGG gCTGAAAGGCTAAAGAAGTCATCCCCTACTAAGGAGCTGTGCATTATGGGAGTCATCGAGGTCCTCTACCTGTGGAAAGCTCTTCCGAACTGCTGTTCGTCAAAGCTGCAGCTTATGAGCCAAG TCTTGCAGGAGGTGGATGATGCTTCACACGCCAGTCTGAAGCACCTGCTTCTTGGCGCCATCCACAAATGCCTAGGAAACACAAAGGATGCAATTCAg TCGTTTCAGCTGTCAGCTAACGATGATCTGGGCCAGCAGAGCATCTCATACATGCAGCCGTACTCCTGCTATGAGCTGGGATGCATCCTGCTGGAGAACccagag TCTATGGGGAGGGGAAGATCACTACTACTGCAGGCCAAG GAGTGTTATGCGGGATATGACTTTGAGAGCAGGCTGCATGTTCGCATCCATTCAGCATTAGCCTCCATGAAGGAGGTGGAGCCTCAGTGA